The genome window gaacaatttctcccccaaagggctgtggggcattgaacaggctgcccagggcagtgctggagtcaccatccctggagggttggacagacggggttctcagggacatggggcagctgATGGTTGCACTCCCCGATCTGTGATTTTAACACCACGCGGCACCAAACTTGCGGGTTTTCACACGGTTTTATTGGTGCTTCCCCGCTCCCCCCAGCCGGGAAGGGCGGTACCGGCTCCGGGGCGCCCTCAGCTGCCGGACCCAGGGGCCGTTTGCCGCTCCCGGCGGCGCTGGAGCAGCCGGTAGGCGCGGACGCTGCACAGGTACCCGCCGTACACCGTCAGCAGCATCATGGAGCCGGAGAACGCCTTGTAGCCGAAATCGGCCAGCTGCTTGCCGGACACCATGGCTGAGCCTGCAACACAAGGCGGCGGTGAGCGGGGCCGGGTCCGCTCCCCGACCCCCCCCGGTCCGCTCCCTAACCCGCCGGGCCCGCTCCCCGACCCGCCCGGTCCGCTCCCCGACCCGCCCGGTCCGCTCCCTGACCCGCTGGGTCCGCCGGGCCCGCTCCTTAACCCGCCCGGTTCCGCCGGGCCCGCTCCCCCCGTCCCGTTACCTGCGGCCTCGGCTCCGGTAACACCCGCGCGGCTCCGCTGCGTTTCCGGTCAGCGCCCCGCCCTCCGGGGTCACGTGGGGGATCACTGTGCCTGCCGGGAGGTGGAGTCCGCGGAGGCGGGAAAGCGCCGGAGagagcgccccctggcgggcgggaggcggcgccGCCGCGCTGTGACAGACCCGCAGAATTGGggtgaagggacctctggggatcatctggtcaccagagcagagcacacaggtgggtccaggcgggtttgaatgtgtcagagaaggagactccacacccagcaaagaagtttctgctcatgatgttcagatggagcctcctgtgtttcagcctgtgccccttgcccctcaccctggcgctgggcaccactgaagagtctggtccGTCCTCAggcacccaccctgagatatcgaTCAGCATCAATAAGATCCCtctgagcttctcttctccagctgaacagactCAGATCTCACAAAATGGAAGCGTAGAGATATCGATcaaatccctctcagcttctcttctccagctgaacaggcTCAGATCTCACAGAACGGAATAATAGAAATATTGATCctattgatcagatccctctcagcttctccaggctgaacaggctcAGATCTCACAGAATGGAACTGTAGATATTGATCctattgatcagatccctctcagctcctcttcctcagtcaaacagccccagctctctcagtttctcctcagcagaaagatgctccagaccctccCTTGGGTCATGGCGGCCGCCGGCTGTGCCCCCCCGCCTGCTCCCCTCAGCACCCCCCTCCAGCCTGGGGTGGAGCGAAGGCCCCGAGGCCTTGTCGCAGATCCCAGGGTCCAGCCCGCTCTCCCTCCTGCACAAGCCCATGAGGCGGCCATGCCCCTCAAAGCGCCACAGCAGCCACGGCAGTGAGGCCGCTCTCCCTCCCGAGCTCCCTGCAGCGTTTGGATTCTGTCACACACTGCTCCGAGGGCTCTGTCACCGCTGGGGCTGTGACAGTGCGGCCACCCCCGGGTCGCTTCCCCAGCTCCCGCGGCCGCAGCGCCTGGATGTGCTGAGGCTGCGGAACTTAACTCCAAATGGCAAAGGGAAGACTTTTTATAGCTTGTGAACGCCGGCGCTGCTGCAAGGCAGGGGGGTTGTCTAAAAGTGAGAGACCCGCGTGTTGGCCGCCCCAGGTGAGAGCTGGGGCTCCAGCAGACGCTGTGCAGGTGCAGGATGCGGCGCtgccggcagcaccgagcgctggACAAACCCACACCGGGAGGGATGCGCAAAGCACTTCCACAGCAAAGGAGGTAGCGGCTAAATACGAGTCCAAAACACAACTGTGGATCCTGCTGCAGCTTCGAGCAGCTGCTGGCATGAGTGTAGCCAGGGTGAGAGATTGCAACACATCAAGGGAGAACTGAGACCCTCTCGCCTTTCTGAGCCTCGCGTCCAAACACTTGAGCTGGGATTCCTGACGCGCTTCAAGACAAAGGGAATAAGAAgttgtgccagccctgcaggaaCACGCTGGGCTTCCTTTATCCTCCTCCAGCCTCAATAAAGTCCCTCAGCAGAGGAAGCCAACGCTGGCTACTTTCTGCACGATAGCTCAGTGAAATTTAAAGGTCGTAGGGTGCCTAGTGAGAAAGCATGTCTAATAAAAGGTACAGAAACAACTGCAGCGCCAGCAGATTAAATTCCCCTCGCAAGAGGCTGAGCCGAGGGTTAGGAGTCCTCAAAGGTCACACAGTACGAGACGCATTTCAAAGAAAGACGGGGACAAGGCAAGTCTGGGAAAAGCAGCTGGGAAGAGATGACTAAAACAACACAGCGTGTCCAAAGAAGCCAAGACATCAGAGAAGGGGAGAACTGGGGTACGTGTGGCACAGGGGAGTCCTGGCCCAGCTCCTGCAGAGCTGGAATTCTGTACCCTGTCCAACATCACAATCCCAACCCTCTTTGGTCCCACAGCCAAACCTTGACACTGGAACTGCTGCTGAGAAAAGTGGGACACTGTGGTGTGTTGTGACTGAGCAGGAACATTCCTGCTGGTTGTGGGACAGCACACGAGGGTCCAGAGCCGCGACAGAGCCCCGTTCTGTGCCCTTAGCAAGCCCAGCAGCCACCAAACCAAAGACATTGATGCACGGGAGCCACAGAGCAAGGTGCGCGTCTCCACTCTCCTCTCcgagtttattattattttaaatgttcgTGAAGTACACGGCGAGTCAGAGACACATGGGCACTGGGAGCCAGAACGGGGCTTGGACAGTGGGACCTGCAGCAGCTCGAGCCCGCCAGCCCAGCCAGGGATCAGTGACCCGCTGGACACACTGGCCTGAGCAAACAGGAGCCGAGGGAGCCAACCTCAGAGGCACGTGGTGCCCAGCCGGACAAGGGGCGAGTTTCAAAAGCACAGCACAAGACCTCTGCCCCCTCCTGTGATGCTGGAGGTCTCCCCCTGTACTCACGTGTCCATGGCTGCCCCTTGTGCAGCTTCCAGACCCTCACAGGAGGGGCAGCGGGGAAATTAAATGTGCACCCTGCATCCTCAGCTGCTAAAAAGCCACAGGTAGAAGCAAAGACCAGGCTGAGGTACAGGCTGGAGCAAATGGCAAAAAGCTGCTGTGGATCATTCATCTAAAAGCAACACGACCCTTTGTCAGGTGCGCTGCCCAGGGTTACGCTCTGCCAGCTGCTCAGAAGGACGTGGGGGCAGTTGGTCCCTGCGTTGCCAAAGCCAGAGGACAAACTGACAGGAGGGACAAAGGGCTGTCTGGGGACGGCCAGCGGGCATGGAATTAGCACGGGCAAATCTGTGACAACAGGGGAGTTCCCCAGGGGCCAGGTTGGATTATGAGagcaaaaaaatcaaagtaaagtAAATAAAGTCTCACTGCGGGGCTGCCCGCGCACGTGAAGCATTGGCTGTTCTACTGGGCAGTGGCAGCTGGTGGCGGCTGGGGAAGCAGCACACGACAGGGTGGCAGAGAACACGATCTTCTGTGCTggagcttctcaggaagaagagcGATTCTCAGCCCCTTTGAAAGTCCATAGGAGCTTCACTCACCCTGATGGAGCCTGGTGGGGAGCTGCGTCCTCTCCACGAGACGCTTAAACCCAAAGCAAGAGCAGCAAGCAGGAAAGGGCTGGTACCGTGCACAGTGGCCCCGTGGGGCTCAGAGCAAACTGTGTCCCCTGCACAGCCTGTATCGAGCAGGGtggcctggcagagtccctctgAGAACCAAATCCATCACAGCAAGAGAAActgaagggaggaagatgctcgaACCCACTCAGGGCAGACCCGAGACAGCGGCAGAAGCGAAACGAGCCCTTTGAAGAGAGAGGGAGATCAGCAGGTACCTCTGCTCAGGCTggcggtgcccagggctgagaaAAGGAACCTCTGCCCTTCCAGCATGCGGCAAAGGCTCCTGGAAAATCCGGACTCCTCGCAAAGCTGTAGCAGCAGCAGGCTGGTGCGGGCAGGAGCTCCCTGTTCATCCCGGCAGGATCCGTGGTTTCGCAGGCAGAGCCCACTTAGTTGTGCTCGGGGTGGTTCTGGAGACACTTGATGATATCGGTGACAGGTTTGCCCTTGTAGCAGATCTGGTACACGGCTGTGAAGAGCGGGAACCTGTGCGTGGATGAACAAAGTCAGCAGAGCTGGTAGGTCAGAGCACCTCGACTTCTGCTGCGACACGCAGg of Patagioenas fasciata isolate bPatFas1 chromosome 28, bPatFas1.hap1, whole genome shotgun sequence contains these proteins:
- the COX14 gene encoding cytochrome c oxidase assembly protein COX14; protein product: MVSGKQLADFGYKAFSGSMMLLTVYGGYLCSVRAYRLLQRRRERQTAPGSGS